In Octopus bimaculoides isolate UCB-OBI-ISO-001 chromosome 14, ASM119413v2, whole genome shotgun sequence, the following are encoded in one genomic region:
- the LOC106881593 gene encoding protocadherin beta-3 isoform X3, which produces MLVVVWLFLSLVDRSFGIDHIYHIEEDQIPGTFVGNIAVDTQTLGIVPFQEKNLIWFSTLQQDATTSSQRFNVSESGKLYTTKTLDAEALCKYNTECFQMVDVAVRNKESFVKILEIKIIIEDVNDNQPEFPEKQINLQFSETDGKGTAKFIPNAIDKDVGVLNSKISYHLKKNLNDPFILSVSKKVDGTDSLELILQEKLNRETNEHYKEQIIARDEGFPTKQGFLEINIAITDVNDNLPVFSQNLYNVSVNNGFDKSRPIITLSATDLDSGDNGKISYLFSSKTSALARTFFRLDKETGDIYIKKDTTSGSKNMFKLFVKATDGGNPPSSSTAVVLVYINNNQNNAPVIDLNFISKSAENKVAISEGVKIGSFIAFMKITDNDIGENGNVSCDLNNNRFQLKSLGLKKYKVVVMKQIDKEKSNHVDLVVTCEDHGSPPLKTVREFSIQVLDVNDVQPHFTKDTFKFLTYENEEPNFPVGYINATDPDLGLGGQLTYSLIGHSKGLLLPFEISDFGFISTTQPLDREQQEVFNFKVLVKDNGIPSLNSTAVVVVEVMDKNDNAPYFTFPSVNPFNLDVHYHPQSKSDITTLRASDRDSHVNSFLRYEIHGGNDKQLFKVNPYTGVLSFSRTVYQNDAGPYNLELAVKDSGTPVLSATTTLFLTLTVSNTTARMYISEDTESDNRIHINLMIIIVVAAVIVSVAIVVSVTVCIVRRNHNRDILYTDGIDQSSKFIGDRGESEYMCQQMTPQNDGQVIMVTHPGIHPATVLRRDPHSDNTWKSSSLRHQQQQQQQQQHPDIGQGTYQMCFQDTAVTSGAGKKEKHLNESSTISSRSDDCGPSINSEGGNNGLYETLADASSSLHHQDHLHMPQELKLVSLNN; this is translated from the coding sequence atgctgGTGGTTGTATGGTTGTTCCTGTCGCTTGTGGATAGATCATTTGGCATTGACCATATTTATCATATAGAAGAAGATCAGATCCCTGGAACATTTGTTGGAAACATTGCAGTAGATACACAAACCCTGGGTATTGTACCATTCCAGGAGAAGAATCTTATTTGGTTTAGCACACTCCAGCAAGATGCAACAACTAGTTCACAACGGTTCAATGTATCAGAGTCTGGGAAACTTTACACAACCAAAACATTGGATGCTGAAGCACTCTGTAAATATAACACAGAGTGCTTCCAGATGGTGGATGTTGCAGTCCGTAATAAAGAGTCCTTtgtaaaaattcttgaaataaaaataatcatagaaGATGTTAATGACAATCAACCTGAGTTTCCTGAGAAACAAATCAATTTACAATTCTCTGAAACTGATGGGAAAGGAACAGCAAAGTTTATTCCTAATGCCATTGACAAAGATGTAGGTGTTTTAAATTCAAAAATATCttaccacttaaaaaaaaatctaaatgatCCATTTATCTTATCTGTTTCTAAGAAGGTTGATGGCACAGATAGTCTGGAGTTAATTTTACAAGAGAAGTTAAATCGGGAAACAAATGAACATTACAAGGAACAAATTATTGCCAGAGATGAAGGATTTCCTACAAAACAAGGatttttagaaattaatattgcAATTACAGATGTCAATGATAACTTACCAGTATTTAGTCAAAATCTCTATAATGTTTCTGTTAATAATGGTTTTGATAAGTCTAGACCAATTATTACTTTGTCAGCTACTGATCTTGATTCAGGTGACAATGGAAAAATCTCATATTTGTTCAGTTCCAAAACATCAGCTTTAGCAAGAACTTTCTTTAGACTGGACAAAGAAACAGgcgatatttatataaaaaaagacaccaCATCAGGTTCTAAAAATATGTTTAAGCTATTCGTGAAAGCTACCGATGGTGGAAATCCACCTTCGAGTTCAACAGCAGTGGTGTTGGTTTATataaacaacaaccaaaataatGCTCCAGTTATTGACTTGAACTTTATTTCAAAATCAGCTGAAAACAAAGTCGCAATTTCTGAAGGTGTTAAAATAGGCAGCTTTATTGCTTTCATGAAAATCACAGATAATGACATTGGAGAAAATGGAAATGTTAGCTGCGACCTCAATAATAATAGATTTCAGCTCAAGAGTTTGGGTCTAAAGAAGTACAAAGTGGTTGTAATGAAACAAATTGACAAAGAGAAGAGCAACCATGTTGATTTGGTTGTTACTTGTGAGGATCATGGATCACCACCTTTGAAAACTGTTAGAGAGTTCTCAATTCAAGTGCTTGATGTCAATGATGTACAACCACATTTCACCAAAGATACATTCAAATTTCTTACTTATGAAAATGAAGAACCCAATTTCCCTGTGGGCTATATTAATGCAACAGACCCTGATTTAGGGCTTGGAGGTCAGTTGACTTACTCTTTGATTGGTCACAGCAAAGGTCTCCTTCTTCCATTTGAAATATCTGACTTTGGATTCATTTCAACAACTCAGCCACTGGACAGGGAACAGCAAGAAGTTTTTAATTTCAAAGTTTTAGTCAAAGACAATGGTATACCTTCACTCAACAGtacagcagttgttgttgttgaagttatgGATAAAAATGACAATGCACCGTATTTTACGTTTCCCAGTGTTAACCCATTCAATCTAGATGTCCATTACCATCCACAGAGTAAGAGTGACATCACAACATTAAGAGCCTCTGATAGAGACAGTCATGTTAATTCCTTCCTTAGGTATGAAATACATGGAGGTAATGACAAACAATTATTTAAGGTTAACCCTTATACAGGAGTTTTATCTTTCTCTCGGACAGTTTACCAAAATGATGCTGGACCATATAATTTAGAATTAGCTGTCAAAGACAGTGGTACTCCAGTTCTATCAGCAACAACTACACTCTTCTTGACACTAACTGTTAGCAATACAACAGCCAGAATGTACATCTCTGAAGACACAGAGTCAGATAATAGAATACATATTAACTTGATGATTATTATAGTAGTAGCAGCTGTGATAGTTTCTGTTGCCATTGTAGTTTCAGTGACTGTATGCATTGTAAGAAGAAATCATAACAGAGATATTCTATATACCGATGGAATAGACCAAAGCAGTAAATTTATAGGTGATAGAGGAGAGTCTGAATATATGTGTCAACAAATGACACCACAAAATGACGGACAAGTCATAATGGTGACACATCCAGGAATTCACCCTGCAACTGTCTTAAGGAGGGACCCTCATTCAGATAATACCTGGAAAAGTTCATCTTTAcggcatcaacagcagcagcagcagcagcaacaacatccaGACATAGGTCAAGGAACTTATCAG
- the LOC106881593 gene encoding protocadherin-17 isoform X5: MLVVVWLFLSLVDRSFGIDHIYHIEEDQIPGTFVGNIAVDTQTLGIVPFQEKNLIWFSTLQQDATTSSQRFNVSESGKLYTTKTLDAEALCKYNTECFQMVDVAVRNKESFVKILEIKIIIEDVNDNQPEFPEKQINLQFSETDGKGTAKFIPNAIDKDVGVLNSKISYHLKKNLNDPFILSVSKKVDGTDSLELILQEKLNRETNEHYKEQIIARDEGFPTKQGFLEINIAITDVNDNLPVFSQNLYNVSVNNGFDKSRPIITLSATDLDSGDNGKISYLFSSKTSALARTFFRLDKETGDIYIKKDTTSGSKNMFKLFVKATDGGNPPSSSTAVVLVYINNNQNNAPVIDLNFISKSAENKVAISEGVKIGSFIAFMKITDNDIGENGNVSCDLNNNRFQLKSLGLKKYKVVVMKQIDKEKSNHVDLVVTCEDHGSPPLKTVREFSIQVLDVNDVQPHFTKDTFKFLTYENEEPNFPVGYINATDPDLGLGGQLTYSLIGHSKGLLLPFEISDFGFISTTQPLDREQQEVFNFKVLVKDNGIPSLNSTAVVVVEVMDKNDNAPYFTFPSVNPFNLDVHYHPQSKSDITTLRASDRDSHVNSFLRYEIHGGNDKQLFKVNPYTGVLSFSRTVYQNDAGPYNLELAVKDSGTPVLSATTTLFLTLTVSNTTARMYISEDTESDNRIHINLMIIIVVAAVIVSVAIVVSVTVCIVRRNHNRDILYTDGIDQSSKFIGDRGESEYMCQQMTPQNDGQVIMVTHPGIHPATVLRRDPHSDNTWKSSSLRHQQQQQQQQQHPDIGQGTYQELKLVSLNN, from the coding sequence atgctgGTGGTTGTATGGTTGTTCCTGTCGCTTGTGGATAGATCATTTGGCATTGACCATATTTATCATATAGAAGAAGATCAGATCCCTGGAACATTTGTTGGAAACATTGCAGTAGATACACAAACCCTGGGTATTGTACCATTCCAGGAGAAGAATCTTATTTGGTTTAGCACACTCCAGCAAGATGCAACAACTAGTTCACAACGGTTCAATGTATCAGAGTCTGGGAAACTTTACACAACCAAAACATTGGATGCTGAAGCACTCTGTAAATATAACACAGAGTGCTTCCAGATGGTGGATGTTGCAGTCCGTAATAAAGAGTCCTTtgtaaaaattcttgaaataaaaataatcatagaaGATGTTAATGACAATCAACCTGAGTTTCCTGAGAAACAAATCAATTTACAATTCTCTGAAACTGATGGGAAAGGAACAGCAAAGTTTATTCCTAATGCCATTGACAAAGATGTAGGTGTTTTAAATTCAAAAATATCttaccacttaaaaaaaaatctaaatgatCCATTTATCTTATCTGTTTCTAAGAAGGTTGATGGCACAGATAGTCTGGAGTTAATTTTACAAGAGAAGTTAAATCGGGAAACAAATGAACATTACAAGGAACAAATTATTGCCAGAGATGAAGGATTTCCTACAAAACAAGGatttttagaaattaatattgcAATTACAGATGTCAATGATAACTTACCAGTATTTAGTCAAAATCTCTATAATGTTTCTGTTAATAATGGTTTTGATAAGTCTAGACCAATTATTACTTTGTCAGCTACTGATCTTGATTCAGGTGACAATGGAAAAATCTCATATTTGTTCAGTTCCAAAACATCAGCTTTAGCAAGAACTTTCTTTAGACTGGACAAAGAAACAGgcgatatttatataaaaaaagacaccaCATCAGGTTCTAAAAATATGTTTAAGCTATTCGTGAAAGCTACCGATGGTGGAAATCCACCTTCGAGTTCAACAGCAGTGGTGTTGGTTTATataaacaacaaccaaaataatGCTCCAGTTATTGACTTGAACTTTATTTCAAAATCAGCTGAAAACAAAGTCGCAATTTCTGAAGGTGTTAAAATAGGCAGCTTTATTGCTTTCATGAAAATCACAGATAATGACATTGGAGAAAATGGAAATGTTAGCTGCGACCTCAATAATAATAGATTTCAGCTCAAGAGTTTGGGTCTAAAGAAGTACAAAGTGGTTGTAATGAAACAAATTGACAAAGAGAAGAGCAACCATGTTGATTTGGTTGTTACTTGTGAGGATCATGGATCACCACCTTTGAAAACTGTTAGAGAGTTCTCAATTCAAGTGCTTGATGTCAATGATGTACAACCACATTTCACCAAAGATACATTCAAATTTCTTACTTATGAAAATGAAGAACCCAATTTCCCTGTGGGCTATATTAATGCAACAGACCCTGATTTAGGGCTTGGAGGTCAGTTGACTTACTCTTTGATTGGTCACAGCAAAGGTCTCCTTCTTCCATTTGAAATATCTGACTTTGGATTCATTTCAACAACTCAGCCACTGGACAGGGAACAGCAAGAAGTTTTTAATTTCAAAGTTTTAGTCAAAGACAATGGTATACCTTCACTCAACAGtacagcagttgttgttgttgaagttatgGATAAAAATGACAATGCACCGTATTTTACGTTTCCCAGTGTTAACCCATTCAATCTAGATGTCCATTACCATCCACAGAGTAAGAGTGACATCACAACATTAAGAGCCTCTGATAGAGACAGTCATGTTAATTCCTTCCTTAGGTATGAAATACATGGAGGTAATGACAAACAATTATTTAAGGTTAACCCTTATACAGGAGTTTTATCTTTCTCTCGGACAGTTTACCAAAATGATGCTGGACCATATAATTTAGAATTAGCTGTCAAAGACAGTGGTACTCCAGTTCTATCAGCAACAACTACACTCTTCTTGACACTAACTGTTAGCAATACAACAGCCAGAATGTACATCTCTGAAGACACAGAGTCAGATAATAGAATACATATTAACTTGATGATTATTATAGTAGTAGCAGCTGTGATAGTTTCTGTTGCCATTGTAGTTTCAGTGACTGTATGCATTGTAAGAAGAAATCATAACAGAGATATTCTATATACCGATGGAATAGACCAAAGCAGTAAATTTATAGGTGATAGAGGAGAGTCTGAATATATGTGTCAACAAATGACACCACAAAATGACGGACAAGTCATAATGGTGACACATCCAGGAATTCACCCTGCAACTGTCTTAAGGAGGGACCCTCATTCAGATAATACCTGGAAAAGTTCATCTTTAcggcatcaacagcagcagcagcagcagcaacaacatccaGACATAGGTCAAGGAACTTATCAG